One genomic window of Sphingopyxis sp. OPL5 includes the following:
- a CDS encoding SDR family NAD(P)-dependent oxidoreductase, producing MGQMLIFGMGYAASHLARRLEARGWDVSGTTRDGRGGTLAFGDRDAVLAALRPATHILSSVPPSDGRDPVLDHYGDAIALAGATWTGYLSSTGVYGDTGGAWVDETAPIKGRRADRNAADAAWQALRADMCVFRLPGIYGPGRSILDRIGEGRAHRIALPDQVFSRIHIDDIASGVIASFGGPPGVYNLADDEPCPQNRLVEWGCAMLGAPVPPLQALDEAGLSPAARAFYAENRRVANGKAKRLLGWTPRYPSFREGLAACL from the coding sequence ATGGGACAGATGCTGATCTTTGGAATGGGCTATGCCGCAAGCCACCTCGCGCGGCGGCTGGAGGCGCGCGGCTGGGACGTGAGCGGGACGACGCGCGATGGTCGCGGCGGGACGCTCGCGTTCGGCGACCGCGATGCGGTGCTCGCCGCGCTGCGCCCGGCAACGCACATCCTGTCGTCGGTTCCGCCCTCGGACGGGCGCGACCCGGTGCTCGACCATTATGGCGATGCGATCGCGCTCGCCGGCGCCACATGGACGGGCTATCTCTCATCGACCGGCGTCTATGGCGACACCGGCGGGGCGTGGGTCGATGAGACCGCCCCGATCAAGGGCCGCCGCGCCGACCGCAACGCCGCAGACGCGGCCTGGCAGGCGTTGCGCGCCGACATGTGCGTGTTTCGCCTCCCCGGCATCTATGGCCCCGGGCGCAGCATCCTCGACCGCATCGGCGAAGGCCGCGCGCACCGCATCGCCCTGCCCGATCAGGTCTTCAGCCGTATCCATATCGACGACATCGCGAGCGGCGTAATCGCGTCGTTCGGCGGCCCCCCGGGCGTGTACAACCTCGCCGATGACGAACCTTGTCCCCAGAACCGCCTCGTCGAGTGGGGCTGCGCGATGCTCGGCGCGCCGGTGCCGCCTTTGCAGGCCCTCGACGAAGCCGGCCTGTCGCCCGCAGCGCGCGCCTTCTATGCTGAGAACCGCCGCGTCGCGAACGGCAAGGCGAAACGCCTGCTCGGCTGGACTCCACGCTATCCGAGCTTTCGAGAGGGGTTGGCAGCCTGTCTGTAA
- a CDS encoding DUF445 domain-containing protein has product MLVVMAIVFVSAKYFQDVHPAVGFVRAFAEAAMVGGLADWFAVTALFRHPMGIPIPHTAIVPRNKNRIGDTLARFLLTNFLLPRLIARKMQTVDIAGAVGKFLSQPGEGGGRLKRGASRIIADGLGALDQQRLGGMVKSAIADRLRELDVAPLLGQALQAALAEGRHQPLLDAMVKWGSKTLELNDHLIHQMVHDNSNAIVRFTGLDESISNRIVAGLGKLLSEMAVEPDHPLRIRVEEGLAKMALDLQHDPEVQAKVARVRDELLENKAVKRWLDGLWEQGRGALLKAARDPDTMLAGRLGELVTQFGAMLGEDAHIKRTLNRYARRAVVGAVDSYGETALKLVSDTIRGWDAKTITDRLENAVGDDLQYIRINGTLVGGLVGVLIHTVDVLI; this is encoded by the coding sequence ATGCTCGTCGTGATGGCGATCGTTTTCGTCAGCGCCAAATATTTCCAGGACGTTCACCCTGCGGTGGGTTTCGTGCGCGCCTTTGCCGAGGCGGCGATGGTCGGCGGGCTGGCCGACTGGTTTGCGGTCACCGCGCTGTTCCGCCATCCGATGGGCATCCCGATCCCGCACACCGCGATCGTGCCGCGCAACAAGAACCGCATCGGCGACACGCTCGCGCGCTTCCTGCTCACCAATTTCCTGCTGCCGCGGCTGATCGCGCGCAAGATGCAGACGGTCGACATCGCGGGCGCGGTGGGCAAATTCCTGTCGCAACCGGGCGAAGGCGGCGGGCGGCTGAAACGCGGCGCGTCGCGGATCATCGCCGACGGCCTCGGCGCGCTCGACCAGCAGCGGCTGGGCGGCATGGTCAAATCGGCGATCGCCGACCGCTTACGCGAACTCGACGTCGCGCCGCTGCTGGGGCAGGCGCTGCAGGCGGCGCTGGCCGAGGGGCGGCATCAGCCGTTGCTCGACGCGATGGTCAAATGGGGGTCGAAGACGCTCGAACTCAACGACCATCTGATTCACCAGATGGTGCACGACAATTCGAATGCGATCGTGCGCTTCACCGGGCTCGACGAAAGCATTTCGAACCGCATCGTCGCGGGGCTGGGCAAGCTGCTCAGTGAAATGGCGGTCGAACCCGATCATCCGCTGCGCATCCGTGTCGAGGAAGGGCTCGCCAAGATGGCGCTCGACCTGCAGCACGATCCCGAAGTGCAGGCGAAGGTCGCGCGGGTCCGCGACGAACTGCTCGAGAACAAGGCGGTCAAGCGCTGGCTCGATGGTTTGTGGGAACAGGGCCGCGGCGCGCTGCTGAAAGCCGCGCGCGATCCCGACACCATGCTTGCCGGCAGGCTGGGCGAACTCGTCACCCAGTTCGGCGCGATGCTGGGCGAGGATGCCCATATCAAGCGTACGCTCAACCGCTATGCGCGGCGCGCGGTCGTCGGCGCGGTCGACAGCTATGGCGAGACCGCGCTGAAACTTGTGTCGGACACGATCCGCGGCTGGGATGCCAAGACGATCACCGACCGGCTGGAAAATGCGGTCGGCGACGACCTGCAATATATCCGCATCAACGGCACGCTGGTCGGCGGGCTGGTTGGGGTGCTGATCCACACGGTGGATGTGTTGATCTGA
- a CDS encoding efflux RND transporter permease subunit gives MNFRNISAWSIRNPVPPIVLFVLLLLAGLVSFNRMDVNDNPDIEFPAVQVIVVQPGAAPTELETQVTQRVEAAVRGVSGVDEMSSYVSEGNSRTMVQFAIGTPIDRAYNDVNQAISQIRSDLPDGILEPQVVRVDIAGGPITYFAVEATDMTLEQLSWFVDNTVAKDLLSIPGMSQVRRSGGVDREIRVILDPARMQSYGVTASQINQQLRQVNVNAAGGRTEIAGSEQAVRVLGNAGSANQLGDYQLSLGNGRTIRLSDVATVSDGYAEQRNLAKIEGRQVLSFAIEKAKGASDVTVHDETMKKLDEIKKNNPKVNFKILFTRTEYTKEQYRSSMLAMIEGAVLAVVVVFLFLRDWRATLISALAIPLSAIPTFWFMDMMGFSLNSLSLLALSLVAGVLVDDAIVEIENIVRHMRMGKTAYQASIDAADEIGLAVVATTMSIVAVFLPVALMPGISGQFFIQFGMTVVFAVLMSLAVARMITPMIAAYFLSAQGEQSHAEGPMLDRYEKILRWTLDESKAKASRDRVRARGGRGIGRRIFLDHRVWIVGIGVGAFLLSIVIGRMIPMQFQPTINSDYSQISYELPPGSTLAQSETISNQINAILSKDKTVENAFYDVGVGSGGVYITLKKERPQKSVEWERALQPKLSAIPDARVRFQSQSGGFSGRDITMVIGGDDPVALEKHARQIVNEMGKLKELRAPRIEGDIPRPEIIVNPRMDLAADLGVTTAALSQTIRIATLGDIDQNAAKFSLSDRQIPIRVLLSEESRRSLATLENLPVPTTRGTTVPLKSVAELSFGAGPTELRRYNQTRRVVIGADLAPGLVTGEAQKKIDALPGVKTMPQGIRKVVQGDAKWQAELLTNFVIAVVSGLLLVFATLVLLYRRFVSPLVNMSSLLLAPLGGLIGLLVTGMEISMPVFIGLLMLFGIVAKNSILLVDFALEEMDKGMPKHAALIEAGHKRAQPIVMTTVAMVAGMVPTALSLSGDGAWRAPMGVVVIGGLILSTMLTLLIVPAGFSLADSIEKRLGRFFSRNLLTYKPGDDTKPHSIPSEPHPAE, from the coding sequence ATGAATTTCCGCAATATCTCGGCCTGGAGCATTCGCAACCCGGTCCCCCCGATCGTGCTGTTCGTGCTGTTGCTGCTCGCGGGTCTGGTCAGCTTCAACCGGATGGACGTCAACGACAATCCGGACATCGAATTCCCGGCCGTCCAAGTCATCGTCGTGCAGCCGGGCGCAGCACCGACCGAACTCGAGACGCAGGTCACGCAGCGGGTCGAAGCGGCGGTGCGCGGGGTTAGCGGGGTCGACGAAATGTCGTCCTATGTCTCCGAGGGCAACAGCCGGACGATGGTCCAGTTCGCGATCGGGACGCCGATCGATCGCGCCTATAACGACGTCAACCAGGCGATCTCGCAGATCCGGAGCGACCTGCCCGACGGCATTCTCGAACCGCAGGTCGTGCGTGTCGACATCGCCGGCGGCCCGATCACCTATTTCGCGGTCGAGGCGACCGACATGACGCTCGAACAGCTGTCGTGGTTCGTCGACAACACCGTGGCCAAGGACTTGCTGTCGATCCCGGGGATGAGCCAGGTGCGCCGCTCGGGCGGCGTCGATCGCGAAATCCGTGTCATCCTCGATCCCGCGCGGATGCAGAGCTATGGCGTGACGGCGAGCCAGATCAACCAGCAGTTGCGCCAGGTCAACGTCAATGCCGCGGGCGGCCGTACCGAGATCGCGGGATCCGAACAGGCGGTACGCGTGCTCGGCAACGCCGGGTCGGCGAACCAACTCGGCGACTATCAGCTGTCGCTCGGCAACGGTCGGACGATCCGGCTCAGCGACGTTGCGACCGTCAGCGACGGCTATGCCGAACAGCGCAATCTGGCGAAGATCGAGGGACGGCAGGTGCTGTCCTTCGCGATCGAAAAGGCCAAGGGCGCGTCGGACGTCACCGTCCATGACGAGACGATGAAGAAGCTCGACGAGATCAAGAAGAACAACCCCAAGGTCAATTTCAAGATTCTCTTCACGCGCACCGAATATACCAAGGAGCAGTATCGCAGCTCGATGCTCGCGATGATCGAGGGCGCGGTGCTCGCCGTCGTCGTGGTGTTCCTGTTCCTGCGCGACTGGCGCGCGACGCTGATTTCGGCGCTCGCGATCCCGCTGTCGGCGATCCCGACCTTCTGGTTCATGGACATGATGGGCTTTTCGCTGAACAGCCTGTCGCTGCTCGCGCTCAGCCTCGTCGCCGGGGTGCTCGTCGACGACGCGATCGTCGAGATCGAGAATATCGTCCGGCATATGCGAATGGGCAAGACCGCCTATCAGGCGTCGATCGACGCCGCCGACGAAATCGGTCTCGCGGTGGTCGCGACGACGATGTCGATCGTGGCGGTGTTCCTGCCGGTTGCACTGATGCCGGGCATTTCGGGACAGTTCTTCATCCAGTTCGGCATGACTGTCGTCTTTGCCGTGCTGATGAGCCTCGCGGTCGCGCGCATGATCACGCCGATGATCGCAGCCTATTTTCTGTCGGCGCAGGGCGAGCAGTCGCACGCCGAAGGGCCGATGCTCGACCGCTATGAAAAAATCCTTCGCTGGACGCTCGACGAGAGCAAGGCAAAGGCCTCGCGCGACCGGGTGCGGGCACGCGGCGGACGCGGCATCGGCCGGCGTATCTTTCTCGACCATCGCGTGTGGATCGTCGGGATCGGCGTTGGTGCCTTCCTGCTGAGCATCGTTATCGGCCGCATGATCCCGATGCAGTTCCAGCCGACGATCAACAGCGATTACAGCCAGATCAGCTATGAATTGCCGCCGGGCTCGACGCTGGCGCAGAGCGAGACGATCTCGAACCAGATCAACGCGATCCTGTCGAAGGACAAGACGGTCGAGAATGCCTTCTATGACGTGGGTGTCGGCAGTGGCGGCGTGTACATCACGCTGAAGAAGGAGCGTCCGCAAAAGAGCGTCGAATGGGAACGCGCGCTACAACCCAAATTGTCGGCGATCCCCGATGCTCGCGTGCGTTTCCAGAGCCAGTCGGGCGGCTTTTCGGGCCGTGACATCACGATGGTCATCGGCGGCGACGATCCGGTCGCGCTCGAAAAACATGCACGCCAGATCGTGAACGAGATGGGCAAGCTTAAGGAACTGCGTGCGCCTCGGATCGAGGGCGACATTCCGCGCCCCGAGATCATCGTCAATCCGCGCATGGACCTTGCCGCCGATCTCGGCGTGACGACCGCCGCGCTGAGCCAGACGATCCGTATCGCGACGCTGGGCGATATCGACCAGAATGCGGCGAAATTCTCGCTTTCCGACCGCCAGATCCCGATCCGGGTGCTGCTGTCGGAGGAATCGCGGCGCAGCCTCGCGACGCTCGAAAACCTGCCCGTTCCGACGACGCGCGGGACCACGGTTCCGCTGAAATCGGTCGCCGAACTGAGCTTCGGCGCCGGTCCGACCGAACTCCGCCGCTATAACCAGACGCGTCGCGTTGTCATCGGTGCCGACTTGGCGCCGGGTCTGGTGACCGGCGAAGCGCAGAAGAAGATCGACGCGCTGCCGGGCGTCAAGACGATGCCGCAGGGCATTCGCAAGGTCGTGCAGGGCGATGCGAAATGGCAGGCTGAATTGCTCACCAACTTCGTGATCGCGGTGGTGTCGGGCCTGCTCCTCGTCTTTGCGACGCTCGTGCTGCTCTATCGCCGCTTCGTGTCGCCGCTCGTGAACATGTCGTCGCTGTTGCTGGCGCCGCTCGGCGGGCTGATCGGTCTGCTGGTCACCGGCATGGAAATCTCGATGCCGGTGTTCATCGGGCTGCTGATGCTGTTCGGGATTGTCGCCAAAAACTCGATCCTACTGGTCGATTTCGCGCTCGAAGAGATGGACAAGGGCATGCCCAAGCATGCGGCGCTGATCGAAGCTGGGCACAAACGTGCGCAGCCGATCGTGATGACCACGGTCGCGATGGTCGCGGGCATGGTGCCGACGGCGCTGTCGCTGTCGGGCGATGGCGCTTGGCGCGCGCCGATGGGCGTGGTGGTGATCGGCGGCCTGATCCTGTCGACGATGCTGACGTTGCTGATCGTGCCGGCGGGCTTCAGCCTCGCTGACAGCATCGAAAAGCGCCTGGGCCGATTCTTCTCGCGCAACCTGTTGACCTATAAGCCGGGCGACGACACCAAGCCGCACAGCATTCCTTCGGAACCGCACCCGGCGGAGTGA
- the pepN gene encoding aminopeptidase N: protein MTDASSTPVLPVTIHRGDYRPPEWQVPDVALDFALGIDETKVSASLSIERRADTPVPLTLRGDAITPVEVRVDGAVWNDWRMQGRDLIVDLGDRMAATVEVDTVIDPSANTNLMGLFASNGMLCTQCEAEGFRRITFHPDRPDVMSRYRVRMAGDKTAFPILLSNGNCVEQGDGPEGTHWVLWEDPWPKPSYLFALVAGDLVVNRDSFTTVSGREVELGIWVRAGDEGRTGHAMQALKDSMAWDERVYGREYDLDLFNIVAVSDFNMGAMENKGLNVFNTRYILADADTATDLDYDGVQGVVAHEYFHNWSGNRVTCRDWFQLSLKEGFTVFRDQSFSADMGSPPVKRIEDVRLLRAAQFPEDAGPLAHPIRPDSFQEISNFYTATIYNKGAEIIRMMATLLGPERFRAGTDLYFERHDGEAATCEDFVRAMEEGGDIDLSLFRRWYEQAGTPRLTLALAEAGGDWFLDVAQTVPPTPGQPDKQPMMMPLRLAAFAMDGSGAAMPGTLVTLTGASQRVPLGAFAARPALSVNRGFSAPVIVDYVRAPGELAWLAAHDDDPFARYEALQQLMLDTLVAAVSGETADHQAVIDAVAGTLAGRADDPAFVAEAVLLPSEAFVGDQMVTVDPDAIRRERLALQAAIGRALEGEWRAILAGAAPPATDLSPKAKGGRRLRGVAIAYLAATGIADVPALVFGIFSNADGMTERQAALATLAHGDSDERTHALDIFYQRYRDNPLVLDKWFQVQAWSMRSDTVAAVKDLAGHPDFTLANPNRVRSLYGALTGNQTAFHQADGAGYKLIADLVIALDPKNPQTAARMIPPLGRWKRFDDQRAAMMKAELERILAQPGLSRDTTEQASKSLMG from the coding sequence ATGACCGATGCCTCCTCGACGCCCGTCCTTCCCGTCACCATCCACCGCGGCGATTACCGACCGCCGGAATGGCAGGTCCCCGACGTCGCGCTCGATTTCGCATTGGGCATCGACGAGACCAAGGTGTCGGCCAGCCTGTCGATCGAGCGCCGTGCCGATACGCCGGTGCCGCTGACGCTGCGCGGCGACGCGATCACGCCGGTCGAGGTGCGCGTCGACGGCGCGGTGTGGAACGACTGGCGCATGCAGGGCCGCGACCTGATCGTCGATCTCGGCGACCGCATGGCGGCGACGGTCGAGGTCGACACGGTGATCGACCCGAGCGCCAACACCAATCTGATGGGCCTGTTCGCATCGAACGGCATGCTGTGCACGCAATGCGAGGCCGAGGGCTTTCGTCGCATTACCTTCCATCCCGACCGTCCCGACGTGATGAGCCGCTATCGCGTGCGCATGGCGGGCGACAAGACCGCCTTTCCGATCCTGCTGTCGAACGGCAATTGCGTCGAGCAGGGCGATGGTCCGGAGGGCACGCATTGGGTGTTGTGGGAAGACCCCTGGCCGAAACCCAGCTATCTCTTCGCGCTCGTCGCGGGCGACCTGGTGGTCAACCGCGACAGTTTCACCACCGTTTCGGGGCGCGAGGTCGAACTCGGCATCTGGGTGCGCGCGGGCGATGAGGGCCGCACCGGTCATGCGATGCAGGCGCTCAAGGACAGCATGGCGTGGGACGAGCGCGTCTATGGCCGCGAATATGACCTCGACCTGTTCAACATCGTCGCGGTCAGCGATTTCAACATGGGGGCGATGGAGAATAAGGGGCTCAACGTCTTTAACACCCGTTACATCCTCGCCGACGCCGATACCGCGACCGACCTCGACTATGACGGGGTGCAGGGGGTCGTCGCGCATGAATATTTCCACAACTGGTCGGGCAATCGCGTCACCTGCCGCGACTGGTTCCAGCTCAGCCTGAAGGAAGGCTTCACCGTCTTTCGCGACCAGAGCTTCTCGGCCGACATGGGATCGCCGCCGGTCAAGCGCATCGAGGATGTCCGCCTGCTCCGCGCCGCGCAATTCCCCGAGGATGCCGGACCGCTCGCGCACCCGATCCGTCCGGACAGCTTTCAGGAAATCTCGAATTTCTACACCGCGACCATCTATAACAAGGGCGCCGAGATCATCCGGATGATGGCGACTTTGCTCGGCCCCGAGCGGTTCCGCGCCGGCACCGACCTTTATTTCGAGCGCCACGACGGCGAGGCCGCGACCTGCGAGGATTTTGTGCGCGCGATGGAGGAGGGCGGCGATATCGACCTGTCGCTGTTCCGCCGCTGGTACGAACAGGCGGGAACGCCGCGGCTGACGCTTGCGCTGGCCGAGGCTGGCGGCGACTGGTTCCTCGACGTCGCGCAGACGGTGCCGCCGACGCCCGGCCAGCCCGACAAGCAGCCGATGATGATGCCGCTGCGCCTGGCGGCCTTCGCGATGGACGGCAGCGGGGCGGCGATGCCCGGTACTTTGGTGACGCTGACCGGGGCGAGCCAGCGCGTGCCGCTCGGCGCCTTCGCGGCGAGGCCGGCCTTGTCGGTCAACCGCGGTTTTTCTGCGCCGGTGATCGTCGATTATGTCCGCGCGCCGGGCGAACTGGCCTGGCTCGCGGCGCATGATGACGATCCCTTTGCACGCTATGAGGCGTTGCAGCAGTTGATGCTCGACACGCTGGTGGCGGCGGTGTCGGGCGAAACGGCCGACCATCAGGCGGTGATCGACGCGGTCGCGGGCACGCTCGCGGGCCGGGCGGACGATCCGGCCTTTGTCGCCGAGGCAGTGCTGCTGCCCAGCGAAGCCTTCGTCGGCGACCAGATGGTGACGGTCGATCCCGACGCGATCCGCCGCGAGCGCCTGGCGCTGCAGGCCGCGATCGGCCGCGCGCTCGAGGGCGAATGGCGCGCGATCCTCGCGGGCGCCGCGCCGCCCGCGACCGACCTGTCGCCCAAGGCGAAGGGCGGCCGCCGCCTGCGCGGCGTCGCGATCGCCTATCTTGCCGCGACCGGCATCGCCGATGTGCCGGCGCTGGTGTTCGGCATCTTCTCGAACGCTGACGGCATGACCGAGCGGCAGGCGGCGCTCGCGACGCTGGCGCATGGCGACAGCGACGAGCGGACGCACGCGCTCGACATCTTCTACCAGCGCTATCGCGACAATCCGCTGGTGCTCGACAAATGGTTTCAGGTGCAGGCCTGGTCGATGCGCTCCGACACGGTCGCGGCGGTGAAGGACCTCGCGGGGCACCCCGATTTCACGCTGGCGAACCCCAATCGCGTGCGCTCGCTCTATGGCGCGCTGACCGGAAACCAGACGGCGTTCCACCAGGCCGACGGTGCGGGCTATAAACTGATCGCCGATCTGGTGATCGCGCTCGATCCGAAGAACCCGCAAACCGCGGCCCGCATGATCCCGCCGCTGGGGCGCTGGAAGCGCTTCGACGATCAGCGCGCGGCGATGATGAAGGCGGAGTTGGAGCGGATATTGGCGCAGCCGGGGCTGTCGCGCGATACCACCGAGCAGGCGAGCAAGAGTTTGATGGGGTGA
- a CDS encoding efflux RND transporter periplasmic adaptor subunit: protein MDSLAGYDDEAGNRRRRMLLIVAIALILAALAAAYFAFSAGKGDGAAAAGGSAGGPSSESIPNITVVIPGKQSVQAQISANGTIAARREMPVGVAGEGGQVVRVLVEPGQWVGAGQTLAVIDRSVQSQQAAALSASIRVAQADADLAQAELTRAEALVSRGFISKADMDRKRATRDAANARVRVAQAQYAEAQARNGRLNIVAPAAGLVLTRQVEPGQIVSSGSGVLFRMAKGGEMEMMAQLAEADLARIPVGTRATVTPVGAAQGIAGQVWQKSPVIDPQTRQGMVRIAIPYSAELRPGGFADAKLVAGSAEAPLLPESAVQSGPEGSFVLIVGNDNKVERRVVKVGSVSDAGVAIASGLTGNERVVMLAGSFLNVGDTIKPVLQKTAR, encoded by the coding sequence ATGGACAGCCTCGCGGGCTATGATGACGAGGCCGGCAATCGTCGGCGCCGGATGCTGCTGATCGTCGCGATCGCGCTGATCCTCGCGGCACTCGCCGCGGCCTATTTCGCCTTTTCGGCGGGCAAGGGCGATGGCGCCGCCGCCGCCGGCGGGTCCGCCGGCGGACCATCGAGCGAAAGCATTCCGAACATCACCGTCGTGATCCCGGGCAAGCAATCGGTTCAGGCGCAGATCTCGGCCAACGGCACCATCGCGGCGCGCCGCGAAATGCCCGTCGGCGTTGCCGGCGAGGGTGGTCAGGTCGTCCGCGTGCTGGTCGAGCCGGGCCAGTGGGTCGGTGCGGGGCAGACGCTGGCGGTGATCGACCGCTCGGTCCAATCGCAGCAGGCCGCGGCGCTGTCCGCCTCGATCCGCGTGGCGCAGGCCGACGCCGATCTGGCGCAGGCCGAACTCACCCGTGCCGAGGCGCTGGTATCGCGCGGCTTCATCTCCAAGGCCGACATGGATCGCAAGCGCGCGACCCGCGATGCCGCCAATGCGCGCGTCCGCGTCGCGCAGGCGCAATATGCCGAAGCGCAGGCGCGCAACGGACGCCTTAACATCGTCGCGCCGGCGGCGGGCCTGGTGCTGACGCGTCAGGTCGAACCCGGGCAGATCGTCAGTTCGGGCAGTGGCGTGCTGTTCCGGATGGCGAAGGGCGGCGAGATGGAAATGATGGCGCAGCTGGCCGAAGCCGATCTGGCGCGCATTCCGGTCGGGACCCGCGCGACGGTAACACCGGTGGGTGCCGCGCAAGGCATTGCCGGCCAGGTCTGGCAGAAGTCGCCGGTCATCGATCCGCAGACCCGTCAGGGCATGGTGCGGATCGCGATCCCGTACAGCGCCGAACTGCGCCCCGGCGGCTTTGCCGATGCCAAGCTGGTCGCCGGTTCGGCCGAGGCGCCGTTGCTGCCCGAAAGTGCGGTCCAGAGCGGCCCCGAGGGCAGCTTCGTCCTGATCGTCGGCAACGACAACAAGGTCGAGCGCCGCGTGGTCAAGGTCGGCTCGGTCTCCGATGCCGGCGTCGCGATCGCCTCGGGCCTGACCGGCAACGAGCGCGTCGTCATGCTCGCCGGATCGTTCCTCAACGTCGGCGACACCATCAAGCCCGTCCTACAGAAGACGGCGCGTTAA
- a CDS encoding GlsB/YeaQ/YmgE family stress response membrane protein, with the protein MGIIITLIVGGIIGWLASIVMRTDAQQGIILNVVVGIVGAFLGNILGGMFGMGASLSTFSPIGLLWAFIGAVVLLGLINLVRRGSVR; encoded by the coding sequence ATGGGTATCATCATCACGCTGATCGTCGGCGGAATCATCGGCTGGCTAGCCAGCATCGTCATGCGCACCGACGCACAGCAGGGCATCATCCTGAATGTCGTCGTCGGTATCGTCGGCGCTTTTCTCGGCAATATATTGGGCGGCATGTTCGGCATGGGCGCCAGCCTCAGTACCTTCAGCCCGATCGGTCTGCTGTGGGCCTTTATCGGCGCGGTCGTGCTGCTCGGCCTGATCAACCTGGTGCGTCGCGGCAGCGTCCGCTGA
- the nadA gene encoding quinolinate synthase NadA → MTAPIRENLSGLDLRAEIDRLRKERNAVILAHYYQKPEIQDLADFVGDSLELSRKAADTDADVIAFCGVKFMAETAKILSPEKIVILPDMDAGCSLEDSCPPEQFKRFREKHPDHIALTYINCSAAVKALSDIIVTSSSAEMIISQIPEDQKIIFGPDRHLGGYLNRKFGRDMLLWPGVCIVHEAFSETELLKLKAQHPGAPVAAHPECPPHIVDHADYVGSTSGILQFAKTFPSDTLIVATEPHIIHQMELAIPEKTFIGAPGADGNCNCNICPYMALNTMEKLYIALRDLQPRIEMDEELRLAARKSLDRMLEMASGTVGKGDLGRA, encoded by the coding sequence ATGACTGCTCCGATCCGTGAAAACCTCTCCGGCCTCGACCTGCGGGCCGAAATCGACCGGCTCCGCAAGGAACGCAACGCCGTTATCCTTGCGCATTATTACCAGAAGCCCGAGATTCAGGATCTCGCCGATTTTGTCGGCGACAGCCTCGAACTGTCGCGCAAGGCCGCGGACACCGACGCCGACGTCATCGCCTTTTGCGGCGTCAAGTTCATGGCCGAGACCGCGAAGATCCTCAGCCCCGAAAAGATCGTCATCCTGCCCGACATGGATGCCGGGTGCAGCCTCGAGGACAGTTGCCCGCCCGAACAGTTCAAGCGCTTCCGCGAGAAGCATCCTGACCATATCGCGCTGACCTACATCAACTGCTCGGCGGCGGTGAAGGCGCTCAGCGACATCATCGTCACTTCGTCGAGCGCCGAGATGATCATCAGCCAGATCCCCGAGGACCAAAAGATCATCTTTGGTCCCGACCGGCATCTGGGTGGTTATCTCAACCGCAAGTTCGGACGCGACATGCTGCTGTGGCCGGGCGTGTGCATTGTCCATGAGGCGTTCAGCGAAACCGAGCTGCTCAAGCTCAAGGCACAGCACCCCGGCGCGCCGGTCGCCGCCCACCCCGAATGCCCGCCGCATATCGTCGACCATGCCGATTATGTCGGGTCGACCAGCGGCATCCTGCAATTCGCCAAGACCTTCCCGTCGGATACGCTCATCGTCGCGACCGAACCGCACATCATCCACCAGATGGAACTGGCGATCCCCGAAAAGACCTTCATCGGGGCGCCGGGGGCCGACGGCAACTGCAACTGCAACATCTGCCCGTACATGGCGCTCAACACGATGGAGAAGCTCTACATCGCGCTCCGCGACCTGCAGCCGCGGATCGAGATGGACGAGGAACTTCGCCTCGCCGCGCGCAAGAGCCTCGACCGGATGCTGGAGATGGCGTCGGGGACGGTGGGCAAGGGCGATTTGGGACGCGCCTGA
- a CDS encoding GlsB/YeaQ/YmgE family stress response membrane protein, with product MTWIIAIVMGGVIGWLASIVMRTDAQQGIFLNIIVGCLGSILGRFLFGRFLGGGHLRGDAFDPMTLLTAFIGAVVLLGIVNLVRRGKVR from the coding sequence ATGACTTGGATTATCGCAATTGTCATGGGCGGCGTCATCGGCTGGCTCGCGAGCATCGTGATGCGCACCGACGCGCAACAGGGCATTTTCCTCAATATCATCGTCGGCTGTCTCGGTTCGATCCTCGGCCGTTTCCTGTTCGGCCGCTTCCTCGGCGGCGGGCATTTGCGCGGCGACGCCTTCGATCCGATGACCTTGCTCACCGCTTTCATCGGCGCGGTGGTCTTGCTCGGGATCGTCAATCTCGTGCGGCGCGGCAAGGTCCGCTGA